Below is a window of Dehalococcoidia bacterium DNA.
GTGATGGGGTGACAGAGGGTCCGGAGGCCGCGCTCCGCCCGCGCCTGCGTCCTCTGGACATACGCCGCCTGGGGGATGTGCTGGTGCTGCGCGACCCCTTAGGACTCTGCCCCCAGGAGCTCCTGGTGCCTGCCCATCTCGCCCCTCTGCTGGGCCTCCTGGACGGCACCCGCGACCTGACGGCCGTCCAGGCCTCCTTCCAGCTCCTCACAGGCCGATACGTGAGCCTCTCCCAGCTGGAGGAGCTAGTGGTCCGCTTAGATGCCTCCTTGCTCCTGGACACCCCCTCCTTCCAGGAGGCCTACCAGAGGGCCCTAGAGGAGTTCCGCTCTGCCCCTTTCCGCCCGCCAGCCCTGGCCGACCAAGTCTATCCCGGCGATGTCCAAGCCCTCTCGCAAGCGCTGGATGGCTACCTGCAGGCCGCACCACCCCCTGAGGAGGCAGCCAACGCGGTGGGTATCATAAGCCCCCACATCGACTATGGGCGGGGCTGGCGAGTTTACGCCCAGGTCTGGGGGGCGGCCAGGCGGGCCATCCTGGAGGCGGAGCTGGTCATCGCCCTGGGCACCGACCACGCCGGGGGACCGGGGGCCATCACCCTCACCCGCCAAAGCTATGCTACCCCATATGGCGTCCTGCCTACATATTCTACGGCGGTGGAAGAGCTGGCGGAGGCCCTAGGGGAGGAGGCCTTCGTCCAGGAGCTCCACCATCGGCGCGAGCACTCCTTGGAGTTGGCCCTAGTATGGCTCCATCACCTGCGTGGGGGACGTCCTGTGCCTGTGGTCCCTGTGCTGTGCGGCTCCTTCGCCCCCTACGTGGAGGGGGAGTTGGAGGCTGCCAGCGACGCAAAGCTCGAGATGACGCTGAGGATCTTAGCCTCCCATATGCAGGGCAAGAGGGCCTTGGTGGTGGCCGCCGCCGACCTCTCCCACGTTGGTCCCACCTTCGGCGACCCCTTCCCCTGGGGCCTGATGGAGCGTGCCCATCTGCGAGGCGCCGATGGCAAGCTCCTGGCAGCCATGGAGGCGGTAGACGCCGCGGCCTTCCTCGGGGAGGTGCGGGCCTGTAGGGATAGGTACCGCATCTGTGGCCTTCCCCCCATCTACATGGCCTTGCGCCTCCTGGCCGGGCACAGGGGGCGCGTCCTGGCCTACGAGCAGTGCCCTGCCGACCCCCAAGGTGGCTCCCTGGTCTCCATCGCTGGCGCCCTGATCCTCTAGATGCCGTGCCCCACCCGCCTCAGCACTCGTAGAGAGCCTTGGCAGAGGTAATCCTTGAAGGCGCCGGAGGCCAGGGCCCGCAGATAGACGTGATAGGGGGCCTGACCACCCTGAGAAGGGTCGGGGAAGACATCGTGGATGGCCAAGAGGCCACCCACGACGATGTGGGGAGCCCAGCCCTCGTAGTCCGCCTGGGCGTTCTCCTCGGTGTGGCTGCCATCGATGAAGACCATGGCCAGGGGGGTGCGCCAATAGGCGGCCACCGTGGCCGACCGCCCCACGATGGCAATGACCGTCTCCTCCAGCCCCGCCAGGGCCATGGTGCGGCGAAAGGCGGGCAAAGTGTCCACCTGCCCGAACTCGTCCACGAAACGGGGGTCGAAGTAGGGTTGGCCCGGCTGTTGCTCCTCTGAACCGCGGTGGTGGTCGATGGTGAAAAGGACGGTGCCCATCTCCTGGGCCGCCGCCCCCAGGTATATGGTGGACTTGCCCACATATGTGCCCACCTCCAGCAGAGGCCCAAGGGCTGCCGCCTCCCTCCCCGCCCGGTAAAGGGCCAGCCCTTCATCATCGGGCATGAAGCCGGGGGTGGCGCGTGCCAGCCGGAGAAGCCTCTCCTCCACTCCTCTCACCCCTCGTGTAGAGACCTGAACAGGAGACCGCCAGGGGTCAGGTCATACAGGCAATCCATGGCCAAGACCACGGCCGCCGCCGTCCAGGTGGGGCGTTGGCCATCGGGCCAGGGGCCATCGGTGGGCACCGTGCCGATGCGGAACCCGCCGTCTTCGTCCTGCCAGGCCAGCTGCCAGCCAAGGATGCGGCGGCCCAGGGACCGCGCCCCCACCACGTCCAGGGCCATGGCCAACTCGCAGCTCTCGGCCACCGTCACCCAGGGGCGGTCGGCGCGGCACCGCACCCCCAGCTGTGGGTGGACGAACTGCCGCCAGCGGCTGACGAGGCGCTGGCGTGCAGCGGAGCCCCGCACCAGCCCACACAGGACAGGGTAATACCAGTGCATGGCGAAGCAGGACTCGTCCTCGGGGAGGGTGCACCCCATCTTCCCCTCCCAGGTGACGAAGGCCCTCTCCAGACGCCGCCGCCCCTCCCTCCACCGCTGGTGGTGGGGCTTGCCCAGGACGGCGGCGATGCGCTCGGCACAGAGGATGGCCGCCCGCACACTGGAGGTGCCGGCCACCAGGCTATCGGGCCACACCCTCCCTAGGCGGTCGCTAGCCCAGTATATGAGCCCTTCCTCCCCCTGAAGGGCAAAGGCAAATTCCACCGCCCTGGCCACCGTAGGCCACATCCGCTCAAGAAAGCGCCGGTCCCTGGTAAGGAGGTAATGGTGCCAGGACCCCAACGCCACATAGGTGGACATGTTGGTGTCACGAGTGAAGTCCACCGGCACCCCTTCTTCGTAATAGGACCAGAAGCTGCCGTCCTCGTTCTGCACCTCTTGTAGCCAAAGGTAGGCCTTCTTCGCCCGCTCATGGAGGCCCCCCACGTCCAGGGCCATGGCGCACTCCACCATGTCCCAGGGATCCATCAGTCCCTCCTGGTGGGAGGGGATGATGCCATCGGCCCGCTGGTGCTGGGCGATGTAGGCCACAGCCGCCTTTAGGCGCTCCCTCAGGCTCTCCATGGTTTCTGAAAATAGAGCACCAGGCTCTTGCCCATGATGGGGTTAAGGGCCTCCTCCAGCCACCGCAGGGGGCTATGAGGGTGGCAGATGTCCCACACCAGCAGCTGATGGTATAGGCGGATGGGCAGGGGCTCCCGGCCATCCTGTTGCAGGTGGCCCATAAGGCATCGCAGCCACCAGTAGGGGGAGTGTAGGGCATGGGCGTGGTGTCGGCCTACTAGGCGTAGGCCCAGCTTCTGGAAGGCACCAGCCAGTTGGTGCCCCTTATATATGCGCACATGACCCCCGGGCTGGCGCCGATAAGGGGGCGAGAGGGCCCAGCACACCTTCTCCGGCCAATACCGGGGCACCGTCACCGCCAGCCTCCCCCCAGGCCGGAGGACCCGCACCAGCTCGGCCATGGCCTGGGCATCGTCGGGCACATGCTCCAGGGTCTCGGCGCAGATGATACGGTGGAAGAGGCCGTCGGGGAAAGGGAGGCGCAAGAGATCGGCACGCAGGCAGAGGAACAGGGCACCATCCTCTTGCTCCTGGGGGTCCATGCTGGCGAGGATATGCCGGGCCTGCGCTACTGCCTCTCCGTCCAGGTCTAAGGCCACCACCTTGGCCCCCAGCCGGTAGGCGGCGAAGGCGTGGCGCCCTCCCCCACAACCGGCGTCTAGCACCCACTGCCCCCGCCGCACCCCCAGGCGGCGCAGGTCTACGGTGAGCATGGCGACGGCCCCCTGCGCAGAGCCAGGGCCTCTTCATATACGCGGACAGTCTCCCTGGCCGCCCTCTCCCAGCTGAAGAGGCGGAGGACCCGCTGCCTGCCGGCCTCGCCCATGCGCGCCCGCCTCTCCGGGTCGTCTAAAAGCTCCACGATGGCCCTGGCCATAGCCTCTGCGTCGTAGCAGGGGACCAGGCACCCCGCCTCCCCATCGTCCCCCACCACCTCGGGCAAGGCACCGGCAGCGAAGGCCACCACCGGCACCCCACAGGCCATGGCCTCGGCCGCCGGCAAGCCGAAGCCCTCGTACAGGGAGGGGCATATAGCCAGAGCAGCCTTGGAGTACTCCCGCACCAAGTCCTCCGTCTCCAGGCGGCCCAGGAACCGCACCCGTCCATCGAGACGATAGCGGGTTAGGTAGGCCAGGTGCCCAGGGCGTTTTTCCCCCACTACCACTACCTCCACTGGCCTCTGGGCGGCCACCCGCGCCACTGCCTCGTAGAAGTGTTGGAGGCCCTTTATAGGCATGTCGGCGCTGTTAACCAGGATGAGGCGGCGGGGATGTCTCTCCACCCCTGGCAGAGGGCGGAAGGCTTGGGCGTCCACCCCGTTGGCCACCACCCGTAGCTTGTGGGCGTCTACCCCCATGTAGCGCACCACATCGGCACACGCCCGTTGAGAGACGGTGATGAGCAAGGGGAGGCGTCTGGCTACTATCCCTTGCATCCATAGGAACCAGTACCAGTTGCCAACGCCCCACCGCTCCCAACGGGAGCGGGCGGCAGCCAAGGCGAAGGCCCGATCGATGTGGATGGGGTGGTGGATGGTGGCCACCACCGTCAGGCCCCGGGCCTTGAGGCGCAACAGCCCGAAACCCAGGCTCTGGTTATCGTGGACGACGTCCACGGGCCACCGTTGCAACAGCCGCACCACCCGCAGAGAGAAGGTGAGGGGCTCAGGGTAGAGGCCGGACACCGCCATGGCGTACTCCAGAAAGTCGACCATCCCCCTAGCCCTTCGCAGGCACCTTGGGGACAGGCCGTCTCCGGCATAAAGGTCGAGGCTGGGCACCCTCACCAAGGGCACCCCCTCCGGCACCCGCGGGTAGGGAGGGCCTGCCAGCACCACCACCTGGTGGCCTAGGCGTGTCAGCTCCCGCGACAGATAGTAGACGTATACGCCCTGGCCCCCGCAGTAAGGGTTGCCCCGGTAGCTGAGCAGCGCTATCCGCATCCTTGGCCCGGGGGCGCGCGGCCCCGCGTCTCCTTCCTAGGATAGACATACCCTCTCGTGCGCGTAAAGGCGCGCACGCCCCCCGCTGGCTTATAATGGGCGCAACAGGGGAGAGGGGCATGCCGCGCCTTGCCGTCTTGGGTGGGGTGGCGGAGGTGGGGGGGAACAAGGTGATGCTGGAGCAGGAGGGCCATGTCCTCTTCCTGGACTTCGGTATCTCATACAAGCGCAGGGGCCACTACTACGAAGAGTACGTCAACCCCCGCGCCGCCCTGGGCCTTCTCGACCTGCTGGAGATGCGCCTTCTCCCCCCTCTGGAGGGGCTATACCGCCCCGACCTCCATCCCCCCTTTCCCTTCTGGGAGCGCTACCGGGAGCTTCCCACCTACTATGACCTGCGAGGGGCACAGGTGGAGGGGGTACTATGCTCCCATGCCCACTTAGACCACTCGGGCTACATATCGGCCCTAAGGGAGGAGGTGCCCGTCCTCACCTCTCTCCTCTCGGCCCTCATCATGAAGGCCATACAGGACACCAGTCAGCCCGACTTCGAGCAACAGGTGGTCTACTACTCACCGCGTCAGGCCCGCCCCGATTCGGGCCTCCTGGAGCCCTGTAAGGGGGCGGAGGCGCGCCAGCGCCCCTTCTGCGTCTTCTCCTCTCACGTCACAGACGCGGTGCAGCGGTTCTGGCAAGACATCCCTGCCGCCCGGGGCCTGGCCTCAGCACTCCTCAAACCGGTGGGGGAGGAGATGCAGCTGGGGCCCTTCTATATCCGCCATTTCCCGGTGGACCACTCCATCCCGGGGGCGGGCGCCTTCTTGATGGAGGTGGGTGGTATAGCCGTGGCCTATACAGGCGACCTGCGCTTCCACGGAGGGCAGGCCTCCGCCAGCCAGGCCTTCGCCCAGGCCCTTGGCCAGGTGGCCCGAAGGCTTCCCCTCGTCCTCCTCTGCGAGGGGACGCGGGTGGGGGACGAGCATCAGGAGCCGGTGAGCGAGGAGATGGTGGCCCAGAGGGCCCTCTCCTTTATGCAGGAGACCCAGGGCCTCATCATCGCCGATTTCGGGCCCCGTAACCTGGAGAGGCTAGCCATTTTCCACCGCCTGGCCTCCCACCTGGGCCGCCAGCTGGTCATCACCGCCAAGGACGCGTACCTGGTGGAGAAGGCGCGCCTGGCCGACCCTTCCCTGCCCCCACTGGACGCGTGCGGGAACGTCCTCCTCTACCATCAGCCCAAGCTCCGGGTGCAGCGGTGGGAGCAAGAGACCTATGCCCGGCACCGGCACCGCCTGGTGGGCCCGGAGGACGTCCACCGCCATCAAGACCAGATGATCCTCTGCTTCAGCTACTATGACCTTAAGGACCTGCCCAGCATCCGCCCCCGCCCTGGGAGCCTATACCTCTACTCCAACCATGAGGCCTTCGATGAGGAGATACAGATGGACTTCCGTCGCTTGCGGCACTGGCTGGAGCATT
It encodes the following:
- the amrB gene encoding AmmeMemoRadiSam system protein B; translation: DGVTEGPEAALRPRLRPLDIRRLGDVLVLRDPLGLCPQELLVPAHLAPLLGLLDGTRDLTAVQASFQLLTGRYVSLSQLEELVVRLDASLLLDTPSFQEAYQRALEEFRSAPFRPPALADQVYPGDVQALSQALDGYLQAAPPPEEAANAVGIISPHIDYGRGWRVYAQVWGAARRAILEAELVIALGTDHAGGPGAITLTRQSYATPYGVLPTYSTAVEELAEALGEEAFVQELHHRREHSLELALVWLHHLRGGRPVPVVPVLCGSFAPYVEGELEAASDAKLEMTLRILASHMQGKRALVVAAADLSHVGPTFGDPFPWGLMERAHLRGADGKLLAAMEAVDAAAFLGEVRACRDRYRICGLPPIYMALRLLAGHRGRVLAYEQCPADPQGGSLVSIAGALIL
- a CDS encoding class I SAM-dependent methyltransferase, coding for MPDDEGLALYRAGREAAALGPLLEVGTYVGKSTIYLGAAAQEMGTVLFTIDHHRGSEEQQPGQPYFDPRFVDEFGQVDTLPAFRRTMALAGLEETVIAIVGRSATVAAYWRTPLAMVFIDGSHTEENAQADYEGWAPHIVVGGLLAIHDVFPDPSQGGQAPYHVYLRALASGAFKDYLCQGSLRVLRRVGHGI
- a CDS encoding class I SAM-dependent methyltransferase; this encodes MLTVDLRRLGVRRGQWVLDAGCGGGRHAFAAYRLGAKVVALDLDGEAVAQARHILASMDPQEQEDGALFLCLRADLLRLPFPDGLFHRIICAETLEHVPDDAQAMAELVRVLRPGGRLAVTVPRYWPEKVCWALSPPYRRQPGGHVRIYKGHQLAGAFQKLGLRLVGRHHAHALHSPYWWLRCLMGHLQQDGREPLPIRLYHQLLVWDICHPHSPLRWLEEALNPIMGKSLVLYFQKPWRA
- a CDS encoding glycosyltransferase family 4 protein yields the protein MRIALLSYRGNPYCGGQGVYVYYLSRELTRLGHQVVVLAGPPYPRVPEGVPLVRVPSLDLYAGDGLSPRCLRRARGMVDFLEYAMAVSGLYPEPLTFSLRVVRLLQRWPVDVVHDNQSLGFGLLRLKARGLTVVATIHHPIHIDRAFALAAARSRWERWGVGNWYWFLWMQGIVARRLPLLITVSQRACADVVRYMGVDAHKLRVVANGVDAQAFRPLPGVERHPRRLILVNSADMPIKGLQHFYEAVARVAAQRPVEVVVVGEKRPGHLAYLTRYRLDGRVRFLGRLETEDLVREYSKAALAICPSLYEGFGLPAAEAMACGVPVVAFAAGALPEVVGDDGEAGCLVPCYDAEAMARAIVELLDDPERRARMGEAGRQRVLRLFSWERAARETVRVYEEALALRRGPSPCSP
- a CDS encoding exonuclease yields the protein MPRLAVLGGVAEVGGNKVMLEQEGHVLFLDFGISYKRRGHYYEEYVNPRAALGLLDLLEMRLLPPLEGLYRPDLHPPFPFWERYRELPTYYDLRGAQVEGVLCSHAHLDHSGYISALREEVPVLTSLLSALIMKAIQDTSQPDFEQQVVYYSPRQARPDSGLLEPCKGAEARQRPFCVFSSHVTDAVQRFWQDIPAARGLASALLKPVGEEMQLGPFYIRHFPVDHSIPGAGAFLMEVGGIAVAYTGDLRFHGGQASASQAFAQALGQVARRLPLVLLCEGTRVGDEHQEPVSEEMVAQRALSFMQETQGLIIADFGPRNLERLAIFHRLASHLGRQLVITAKDAYLVEKARLADPSLPPLDACGNVLLYHQPKLRVQRWEQETYARHRHRLVGPEDVHRHQDQMILCFSYYDLKDLPSIRPRPGSLYLYSNHEAFDEEIQMDFRRLRHWLEHFGLRYVGLPREELNWRVPPEEAGLHASGHAPAHHLMQLIEEVRPHLLVPLHTEHPEWFAHRLKGSATSVHLPQEGESLDLARLLG